One segment of Anaeromyxobacter diazotrophicus DNA contains the following:
- the nrfD gene encoding NrfD/PsrC family molybdoenzyme membrane anchor subunit has translation MAAHAAELERLEGPPVLVGRPSDRQLTEDLFQPVWARTRKGWLALLTVCAALTGLLFTAIGYTFAVGVGAWGNNIPVAWAFGIINFVWWIGIGHAGTLISAILLLFQQKWRTSINRFAEAMTLFAVMQAGLFPILHLGRPWFAWWLFPYPATLGVWPNFKSALMWDVFAVSTYFTVSLLFWYVGLLPDLAALRDASKSKAARVAYGIFSLGWRGSARHWRHWRIAYLLLAGLATPLVLSVHTIVSFDFAIAQVPGWHTTIFPPYFVAGAIFSGFAMVLTLIIPARKVFRLEHVITARHLENMSKVLLATGLMVAYGYLCEHFIAWYSGNKYEAFVFFNTRQRGPYAPVYWLMLFCNVLVPQIFWWGRARASVVVLWVASILVNVGMWTERFSIIVTSLHRDFLPSSWAMYRPTIVDWSIYVGTIGFFGFLFLLFLRFVPSVSASEVKELRRELEHEAHAPPHEPGPAPAHGR, from the coding sequence ATGGCCGCCCACGCGGCGGAGCTGGAGCGGCTGGAGGGCCCGCCGGTCCTGGTGGGCCGCCCGAGCGACCGCCAGCTCACCGAGGACCTGTTCCAGCCGGTGTGGGCGCGGACGCGCAAGGGCTGGCTGGCGCTGCTCACGGTGTGCGCGGCGCTGACCGGCCTCCTCTTCACCGCCATCGGCTACACCTTCGCGGTGGGCGTCGGCGCCTGGGGCAACAACATCCCCGTCGCCTGGGCCTTCGGCATCATCAACTTCGTCTGGTGGATCGGCATCGGCCACGCCGGCACGCTCATCAGCGCCATCCTCCTCCTCTTCCAGCAGAAGTGGCGCACCTCCATCAACCGCTTCGCCGAGGCGATGACGCTCTTCGCCGTCATGCAGGCGGGATTGTTCCCCATCCTGCACCTCGGCCGGCCCTGGTTCGCCTGGTGGCTCTTCCCGTACCCCGCCACCCTGGGCGTCTGGCCGAACTTCAAGAGCGCGCTGATGTGGGACGTCTTCGCCGTCTCCACCTACTTCACCGTCTCGCTGCTCTTCTGGTACGTGGGGCTCCTGCCCGACCTGGCCGCGCTGCGCGACGCCTCCAAGTCGAAGGCGGCCCGCGTCGCCTACGGCATCTTCTCCCTCGGCTGGCGCGGCTCGGCGCGGCACTGGCGCCACTGGCGCATCGCCTACCTGCTGCTCGCCGGCCTGGCGACGCCGCTCGTGCTCTCCGTCCACACCATCGTCTCCTTCGACTTCGCCATCGCGCAGGTCCCCGGCTGGCACACCACCATCTTCCCGCCCTACTTCGTGGCCGGCGCCATCTTCAGCGGCTTCGCCATGGTGCTGACGCTCATCATCCCGGCCCGGAAGGTGTTCCGGCTCGAGCACGTCATCACCGCGCGGCACCTCGAGAACATGTCGAAGGTGCTGCTCGCCACCGGGCTCATGGTGGCCTACGGCTACCTGTGCGAGCACTTCATCGCCTGGTACTCGGGGAACAAGTACGAGGCGTTCGTCTTCTTCAACACCCGCCAGCGCGGCCCGTACGCGCCGGTCTACTGGCTCATGCTGTTCTGCAACGTGCTCGTGCCCCAGATCTTCTGGTGGGGGCGGGCGCGGGCGAGCGTGGTGGTGCTGTGGGTGGCGTCGATCCTGGTCAACGTCGGCATGTGGACCGAGCGCTTCAGCATCATCGTGACCTCGCTCCACCGCGACTTCCTGCCCTCGTCCTGGGCCATGTACCGGCCCACCATCGTCGACTGGAGCATCTACGTCGGCACGATCGGGTTCTTCGGCTTCCTGTTCCTGCTCTTCCTCCGCTTCGTCCCCTCCGTCTCGGCGAGCGAGGTGAAGGAGCTCCGCCGCGAGCTGGAGCACGAGGCGCACGCGCCGCCCCACGAGCCGGGGCCGGCGCCGGCGCACGGGAGATAG
- a CDS encoding TAT-variant-translocated molybdopterin oxidoreductase produces the protein MPSLGSKLPIYGQESATGRPGADGRARWRSLDELANRALPSPEFPEGAAEPPEGVSRRTFLQLLGASAALASLDACRPPRHKILPYVRPPEKALLPGTAVHYATALAWGGHATGLLVTCVDGRPVKVEGNPDHPSSLGGVGSFELATLLDLYDPRRAKGFKKGQAPVSYRSLLRDLAALAATHEADGGARLRFLTGDLGAPVLVELRRRILARFPRARFTAFESAGADQAYEGARLAFGRPLEVRRKLLEARVILALDDDFLHHGPEALRLAREFAAHREPGAEMNRLYVAEAHHSVTGTSADHRFRMKPSEVLGFARAVAARLASAHGLSELAALGGGETRLGKQAQAVADDLARARGRCLVTAGPRQPAAVHALAHALNAALGNAGKTVEYAPALHDVAAGPGALRELAAELAAGQVDTLVVTAQNPVYAAPADVDLAALLGKAKDSVYLAYRDDETAPRASWVLARSHPFETWGDARAHDGTVSIVQPLIQPLFESLSELELLASFVDLGDAGAYQVLRETWQKRAPGADFEARWERWLAKGVLEGTATPAERAAPDAAAVAAAVEAVPPAAAGIEASFIPDYKLLDGRFAENAWLQELPDPLLKITWDNAAQVSPATAEKLGLENGTRVELRLSGRTVEAAAWVVPGHADDVVTLPLGYGRRRAGPVGTDVGFDAGRLRAAGAPWFAGGLAVAKLGRKKHDFAVTQEHFSMEGREIALAFDRKEWKPEHVAGLRGPVETIQEPVDYQHQQYKWGMAIDLTKCIGCGACSTACQAENNIPVVGKEQVMRSREMHWLRVDRYFEGPPQDPQVVAQPMLCQHCEAAPCEYVCPVNATVHSDEGLNEMVYNRCVGTRYCSNNCPYKVRRFNYLDYRGDLSPTEKMAMNPDVTVRTRGVMEKCTYCVQRIERARIDARVEGRLIRETDFTSACAQACPSRAIVFGNLNDPKSQVSRLHQDERRYDVLHELGTRPRTAYLVRIRNPNPELT, from the coding sequence ATGCCATCGCTAGGCTCGAAGCTCCCCATCTACGGCCAGGAGAGCGCCACCGGCCGTCCCGGCGCCGACGGGCGCGCCCGCTGGCGCAGCCTCGACGAGCTCGCGAACCGCGCGCTCCCCTCGCCCGAGTTCCCGGAGGGCGCGGCCGAGCCGCCGGAGGGCGTCTCGCGGCGCACTTTCCTCCAGCTCCTGGGCGCGTCGGCCGCGCTGGCCTCGCTCGACGCCTGCCGCCCGCCGCGGCACAAGATCCTCCCCTACGTGCGGCCGCCGGAGAAGGCGCTCCTGCCCGGCACCGCCGTGCACTACGCCACCGCGCTCGCCTGGGGCGGCCACGCCACCGGGCTCCTCGTCACCTGCGTCGACGGCCGGCCGGTGAAGGTGGAGGGGAACCCCGACCACCCCTCCAGCCTGGGCGGCGTGGGGAGCTTCGAGCTCGCGACCCTGCTCGACCTCTACGACCCGCGCCGCGCCAAGGGCTTCAAGAAGGGGCAGGCGCCGGTCTCGTACCGCTCGCTGCTGCGCGACCTGGCGGCGCTCGCCGCGACCCACGAGGCGGACGGCGGCGCCAGGCTGCGCTTCCTCACCGGGGACCTCGGCGCGCCGGTGCTGGTCGAGCTGCGCCGGCGCATCCTGGCGCGCTTCCCCAGGGCGCGCTTCACCGCCTTCGAGAGCGCGGGCGCCGACCAGGCCTACGAGGGGGCGCGGCTCGCCTTCGGGCGGCCGCTCGAGGTCCGCCGCAAGCTCCTCGAGGCGCGCGTCATCCTCGCGCTCGACGACGACTTCCTGCACCACGGCCCTGAGGCGCTGCGGCTCGCCCGCGAGTTCGCCGCCCACCGCGAGCCGGGCGCGGAGATGAACCGGCTCTACGTGGCCGAGGCGCACCACTCGGTCACCGGCACCTCGGCCGACCACCGCTTCCGGATGAAGCCCTCGGAGGTGCTCGGCTTCGCCCGCGCGGTGGCGGCGCGCCTCGCCTCGGCGCACGGGCTCTCCGAGCTCGCCGCGCTCGGGGGCGGCGAGACCCGCCTCGGCAAGCAGGCCCAGGCGGTGGCGGACGATCTCGCCCGCGCCCGCGGCCGGTGCCTGGTGACGGCAGGGCCGCGCCAGCCGGCGGCGGTGCACGCCCTCGCCCACGCCCTCAACGCGGCGCTCGGCAACGCCGGCAAGACCGTCGAGTACGCGCCCGCGCTCCACGACGTGGCGGCCGGCCCCGGCGCGCTGCGCGAGCTCGCGGCCGAGCTCGCCGCCGGCCAGGTCGACACGCTGGTCGTCACCGCCCAGAACCCGGTGTACGCGGCGCCGGCCGACGTCGACCTGGCGGCGCTGCTCGGGAAGGCGAAGGACTCCGTCTACCTCGCCTACCGCGACGACGAGACCGCGCCGCGCGCGAGCTGGGTGCTGGCGCGCAGCCATCCGTTCGAGACCTGGGGCGACGCCCGGGCCCACGACGGGACCGTCTCCATCGTGCAGCCCCTCATCCAGCCGCTCTTCGAGAGCCTCTCCGAGCTCGAGCTGCTCGCCTCGTTCGTCGACCTCGGCGACGCCGGCGCCTACCAGGTGCTGCGGGAGACCTGGCAGAAGCGGGCGCCCGGCGCCGACTTCGAGGCGCGGTGGGAGCGCTGGCTCGCGAAGGGGGTGCTGGAGGGCACCGCCACCCCGGCCGAGCGCGCCGCGCCGGACGCGGCCGCGGTGGCCGCGGCGGTGGAGGCGGTCCCGCCGGCCGCGGCGGGGATCGAGGCGAGCTTCATCCCCGACTACAAGCTGCTCGACGGGCGCTTCGCCGAGAACGCCTGGCTGCAGGAGCTCCCCGATCCGCTGCTCAAGATCACCTGGGACAACGCGGCCCAGGTCTCCCCCGCCACCGCCGAGAAGCTCGGGCTCGAGAACGGCACCCGGGTCGAGCTGCGTCTGTCCGGGCGGACGGTCGAGGCGGCGGCCTGGGTGGTGCCGGGCCACGCGGACGACGTCGTGACGCTGCCGCTCGGGTACGGCCGGCGCCGGGCCGGGCCGGTGGGCACCGACGTCGGCTTCGACGCCGGGCGGCTGCGCGCCGCGGGCGCGCCCTGGTTCGCGGGCGGGCTGGCGGTCGCGAAGCTCGGGCGCAAGAAGCACGACTTCGCGGTGACGCAGGAGCACTTCTCGATGGAGGGGCGCGAGATCGCGCTCGCCTTCGACCGCAAGGAGTGGAAGCCGGAGCACGTGGCCGGGCTGCGGGGTCCGGTCGAGACCATCCAGGAGCCGGTCGACTACCAGCACCAGCAGTACAAGTGGGGCATGGCCATCGACCTGACGAAGTGCATCGGGTGCGGGGCCTGCTCCACCGCCTGCCAGGCCGAGAACAACATCCCGGTGGTGGGCAAGGAGCAGGTGATGCGGAGCCGCGAGATGCACTGGCTGCGCGTCGACCGCTACTTCGAGGGACCGCCCCAGGATCCGCAGGTGGTGGCGCAGCCGATGCTCTGCCAGCACTGCGAGGCCGCGCCCTGCGAGTACGTCTGCCCCGTGAACGCCACCGTCCACTCGGACGAGGGCCTGAACGAGATGGTCTACAACCGCTGCGTCGGCACCCGGTACTGCTCCAACAACTGCCCGTACAAGGTCCGCCGCTTCAACTACCTCGACTACCGCGGCGACCTCTCGCCCACCGAGAAGATGGCGATGAACCCGGACGTCACGGTCCGGACGCGCGGCGTGATGGAGAAGTGCACCTACTGCGTGCAGCGCATCGAGCGCGCCCGCATCGACGCGCGGGTGGAGGGGCGGCTCATCCGCGAGACGGACTTCACGAGCGCCTGCGCCCAGGCCTGCCCGAGCCGCGCCATCGTCTTCGGCAACCTCAACGACCCGAAGTCCCAGGTGTCCCGGCTGCACCAGGACGAGCGCCGCTACGACGTCCTGCACGAGCTCGGCACCCGCCCGCGCACCGCCTACCTGGTCCGCATCCGCAACCCGAACCCCGAGCTCACATGA
- a CDS encoding cytochrome c3 family protein — MSSLFRPRSNTAFRLVLLLLVGGALGTLGGLMVWARVPAGTGQAEEIVQPVQFDHRHHVVDDGIDCRYCHTSVERAPSAGLPSTALCMNCHSQVWNKSPRLEPVRVSYFTGQPIAWERVHRLPDFVYFNHAIHVNKGVGCETCHGRVDQMPAIQQVAPLTMGWCLACHRNPAPNLRPLDQITTMGWRPEGDPAALAQELMKRLDVHSRTSCTTCHR; from the coding sequence ATGAGCTCTCTCTTTCGTCCCCGCTCCAACACTGCATTCAGGCTGGTCCTCCTCCTCCTCGTGGGTGGCGCGCTGGGCACCCTCGGCGGGCTCATGGTGTGGGCGCGGGTGCCGGCCGGCACCGGGCAGGCGGAGGAGATCGTGCAGCCGGTCCAGTTCGACCACCGCCACCACGTGGTCGACGACGGCATCGACTGCCGCTACTGCCACACCAGCGTCGAGCGCGCCCCCAGCGCCGGCCTCCCCTCGACCGCGCTCTGCATGAACTGCCACTCGCAGGTCTGGAACAAGAGCCCCCGGCTCGAGCCGGTGCGCGTCAGCTACTTCACCGGGCAGCCCATCGCCTGGGAGCGGGTGCACCGCCTGCCCGACTTCGTCTACTTCAACCACGCCATCCACGTGAACAAGGGGGTGGGGTGCGAGACCTGCCACGGCCGCGTCGATCAGATGCCGGCCATCCAGCAGGTCGCGCCGCTCACCATGGGGTGGTGCCTCGCGTGCCACCGCAACCCCGCCCCGAACCTCCGTCCGCTCGACCAGATCACGACCATGGGCTGGCGGCCGGAGGGTGACCCCGCAGCGCTCGCGCAGGAGCTCATGAAGCGCCTCGACGTTCACTCCCGGACGAGCTGCACGACATGCCATCGCTAG
- the aat gene encoding leucyl/phenylalanyl-tRNA--protein transferase, whose translation MPVYRLPREPVFPEPEEAEPDGLLAVGGDLSPERLLEAYAAGIFPWYSEDSPILWWSPDPRLVLDPAALHVPRSLARTLRRGRFEVRADTAFGEVIRRCAGKARPGQDGTWITGAMVAAYERLHQLGFAHAFEAWEDGALAGGLYGVSLGAAFFGESMFADRPDASKAAFVEGVRWLAARGVELVDCQVRTEHLARFGAVEVPRPAFLARLAAALRRPTLRGRWDLGHRAGPPAG comes from the coding sequence GTGCCCGTCTACCGCCTGCCGCGCGAGCCCGTCTTCCCCGAGCCGGAGGAGGCCGAGCCCGACGGGCTCCTGGCCGTCGGGGGCGACCTCTCGCCCGAGCGGCTGCTCGAGGCGTACGCGGCCGGGATCTTCCCCTGGTACTCCGAGGACAGCCCCATCCTCTGGTGGTCGCCCGACCCGCGGCTCGTCCTCGACCCCGCCGCGCTGCACGTCCCGCGCTCGCTGGCGCGGACGCTCCGCCGCGGCCGGTTCGAGGTGCGCGCGGACACCGCCTTCGGCGAGGTCATCCGCCGCTGCGCCGGCAAGGCGCGCCCGGGACAGGACGGGACCTGGATCACCGGGGCGATGGTGGCGGCCTACGAGCGCCTGCACCAGCTCGGGTTCGCTCACGCCTTCGAGGCGTGGGAGGACGGCGCGCTCGCCGGCGGCCTCTACGGCGTCTCGCTCGGCGCCGCCTTCTTCGGGGAGTCGATGTTCGCCGACCGCCCCGACGCCTCCAAGGCGGCCTTCGTCGAGGGGGTCCGCTGGCTCGCCGCCCGGGGGGTGGAGCTCGTCGACTGCCAGGTCCGGACCGAGCACCTCGCCCGGTTCGGCGCGGTCGAGGTGCCGCGCCCGGCCTTCCTGGCGCGCCTGGCCGCCGCGCTCCGGCGGCCCACGCTCCGGGGCCGCTGGGACCTCGGGCACCGCGCGGGTCCTCCGGCCGGGTGA
- the clpS gene encoding ATP-dependent Clp protease adapter ClpS, whose amino-acid sequence MAEPPRSPGDTAVAIPKTRTAKKLAKPPLFKVLLHNDDYTTMEFVVEVLRTVFHHDAERATRIMLAIHHRGVGVAGTYPMEIAETKAEKVMSLARAAQFPLLCTVEPE is encoded by the coding sequence ATGGCCGAGCCCCCCCGCTCCCCGGGCGACACGGCTGTCGCGATCCCGAAGACCCGGACCGCGAAGAAGCTCGCAAAGCCGCCGCTCTTCAAGGTTCTGTTGCACAACGACGATTACACGACCATGGAGTTCGTGGTCGAGGTGCTGAGGACGGTCTTCCACCACGACGCCGAGCGCGCGACGCGGATCATGCTGGCGATCCACCACCGCGGGGTCGGCGTGGCGGGGACCTACCCGATGGAGATCGCCGAGACGAAGGCCGAGAAGGTCATGTCGCTGGCGCGGGCGGCGCAGTTCCCGCTGCTGTGCACGGTGGAGCCGGAGTAG
- the clpA gene encoding ATP-dependent Clp protease ATP-binding subunit ClpA, whose amino-acid sequence MVTVTKELQLTLQAAVADAKKRRHEYVTLEHLLHAMTKDKVATEILLACGADLELLQRELEDYLDRTLEALPNRAQDPEQTAAFQRVLQRAAWHVQGSGRNELNAGDVLVAITRERGSHAVYLLERQGVRRLDILSYISHGIAKDGGGPGEDESEGGEGGDEAPRTVRDPFRTFTVNLNERAAKGLIDPLIGRRSEIARTIQVLCRRRKNNPVFVGEPGVGKTAIVEGLALAIHEKRVPAVLQDAKIFSLDMGALLAGTKFRGEFEQRLKGVIAGVKKTPGAILFIDEIHTIVGAGATTGSSMDASNLLKPGLASGELRCIGSTTFHDYKQTFDRDHALARRFQKIEVVQPTVEETIKILKGLKKVYEDHHGVAFTPKALRAAAELSAKHINDRQLPDKAIDVLDEAGAADRLRPEGKRHVKITARDVERVVARIAKIPERTVSADDELALAQLEPELKRVIFGQDAAIGSIASAIKLSRSGLGSPEKPIGCFLFSGPTGVGKTELAKQLARILGVEFLRFDMTEYQEKHTVSRLIGAPPGYVGFDQGGLLTDAIRKTPYAVLLLDEIEKAHPDIYNILLQVMDHATLTDNNGRKADFRHIVLIMTTNAGAHELSARRLGFGAEGQNLGNARSAIEKTFSPEFRNRLDAWVAFDALPAEVIRRVVDKLVKELAEQLAEKKIAVELTEAGRAWLGEHGFDKTMGARPMARLIQNEVKKPLAEKILFGELRHGGTVRVGVKDGALHLEIDPAAAPVPPAPALA is encoded by the coding sequence ATGGTGACGGTCACGAAGGAACTGCAGCTCACGCTCCAGGCGGCGGTCGCCGACGCGAAGAAGCGCCGGCACGAGTACGTCACGCTGGAGCACCTGCTCCACGCGATGACGAAGGACAAGGTCGCGACGGAGATCCTCCTCGCCTGCGGCGCCGATCTCGAGCTGCTCCAGCGCGAGCTGGAGGACTACCTCGACCGCACCCTCGAGGCGCTGCCCAACCGCGCCCAGGACCCGGAGCAGACGGCCGCCTTCCAGCGCGTGCTGCAGCGCGCCGCCTGGCACGTCCAGGGCTCGGGCCGCAACGAGCTCAACGCCGGCGACGTGCTCGTCGCCATCACCCGCGAGCGGGGCTCGCACGCCGTCTACCTCCTCGAGCGGCAGGGCGTGCGCCGGCTCGACATCCTGTCCTACATCTCGCACGGCATCGCCAAGGACGGCGGCGGCCCGGGCGAGGACGAGTCGGAGGGGGGCGAGGGCGGCGACGAGGCGCCGCGCACCGTCCGCGACCCGTTCCGCACCTTCACCGTGAACCTCAACGAGCGGGCGGCCAAGGGCCTCATCGACCCGCTCATCGGCCGCCGCTCCGAGATCGCGCGCACCATCCAGGTGCTCTGCCGCCGGCGCAAGAACAACCCGGTCTTCGTGGGCGAGCCGGGCGTGGGCAAGACCGCCATCGTGGAGGGGCTCGCGCTCGCCATCCACGAGAAGCGCGTCCCGGCCGTCCTGCAGGACGCCAAGATCTTCTCGCTCGACATGGGCGCGCTGCTCGCCGGCACCAAGTTCCGCGGCGAGTTCGAGCAGCGGCTCAAGGGCGTCATCGCGGGCGTGAAGAAGACGCCCGGCGCCATCCTCTTCATCGACGAGATCCACACCATCGTCGGCGCCGGCGCAACCACCGGCAGCTCGATGGACGCCTCGAACCTGCTCAAGCCGGGGCTCGCCTCGGGCGAGCTGCGCTGCATCGGCTCCACCACCTTCCACGACTACAAGCAGACCTTCGACCGCGACCACGCGCTGGCGCGCCGGTTCCAGAAGATCGAGGTGGTGCAGCCGACGGTGGAGGAGACGATCAAGATCCTGAAGGGCCTGAAGAAGGTCTACGAGGACCACCACGGCGTCGCCTTCACCCCCAAGGCGCTGCGCGCCGCGGCCGAGCTCTCGGCGAAGCACATCAACGACCGCCAGCTCCCGGACAAGGCCATCGACGTGCTCGACGAGGCCGGCGCGGCGGACCGCCTCCGGCCCGAGGGCAAGCGGCACGTCAAGATCACCGCCCGCGACGTGGAGCGGGTGGTCGCCCGGATCGCCAAGATCCCCGAGCGCACCGTCTCGGCGGACGACGAGCTGGCGCTGGCGCAGCTCGAGCCCGAGCTGAAGCGCGTCATCTTCGGGCAGGACGCGGCCATCGGCTCGATCGCGAGCGCCATCAAGCTCTCGCGCTCGGGCCTCGGCAGCCCCGAGAAGCCCATCGGCTGCTTCCTCTTCTCCGGCCCCACCGGCGTCGGCAAGACCGAGCTCGCGAAGCAGCTCGCCCGCATCCTGGGGGTCGAGTTCCTGCGCTTCGACATGACCGAGTACCAGGAGAAGCACACCGTCTCCCGGCTCATCGGCGCGCCGCCCGGCTACGTGGGCTTCGACCAGGGCGGGCTCCTCACCGACGCCATCCGCAAGACGCCCTACGCCGTGCTGCTCCTCGACGAGATCGAGAAGGCGCACCCGGACATCTACAACATCCTGCTCCAGGTGATGGACCACGCCACGCTGACCGACAACAACGGCCGCAAGGCGGACTTCCGGCACATCGTCCTCATCATGACCACCAACGCCGGGGCCCACGAGCTGTCGGCGCGGCGGCTCGGCTTCGGGGCCGAGGGGCAGAACCTCGGGAACGCCCGCAGCGCCATCGAGAAGACCTTCAGCCCCGAGTTCCGCAACCGGCTCGACGCCTGGGTGGCCTTCGACGCCCTGCCGGCCGAGGTCATCCGCCGGGTGGTGGACAAGCTCGTGAAGGAGCTGGCCGAGCAGCTCGCCGAGAAGAAGATCGCGGTCGAGCTGACCGAGGCCGGCCGCGCCTGGCTGGGCGAGCACGGCTTCGACAAGACCATGGGCGCCCGGCCCATGGCCCGCCTCATCCAGAACGAGGTGAAGAAGCCGCTGGCCGAGAAGATCCTGTTCGGCGAGCTCCGGCACGGCGGCACGGTGCGGGTCGGGGTGAAGGACGGCGCGCTCCACCTCGAGATCGACCCGGCGGCCGCGCCGGTCCCGCCCGCCCCCGCGCTCGCGTAG
- a CDS encoding HDOD domain-containing protein: MPSELIVATAPTAEVDPLELTAAVQKALASPSFRAPTLPAVALEVMQLASRSNVQFDEVVSVLQRDPVLAARVLSIAQSAFYATRSPVMTLHQAAIRLGLKTLRDLVLEAALHLEVFRVPGYDEIMARLYRHSTAVAHVSRAVCRRTLVNAEYAFLCGLLHDVGFAAALLAIVERPAWRRLSMRTLSPVLDAVHVDASGLLARQWKLPPPLQQLVAHHHDVVVNGRAEQANAALVLAEQLCWEAGAGMLPPPDDADPLSTATPEPPLEGLDVNWHGVFHEARKALKMDDAALGAARAEAFELVAQLG; the protein is encoded by the coding sequence TTGCCGAGCGAACTCATCGTCGCCACCGCGCCCACCGCCGAGGTGGATCCGCTCGAGCTCACCGCGGCGGTACAAAAGGCGCTCGCCTCGCCGAGCTTCCGCGCCCCGACGCTGCCGGCGGTGGCGCTCGAGGTCATGCAGCTCGCCTCGCGCTCCAACGTCCAGTTCGACGAGGTGGTGAGCGTGCTGCAGCGCGACCCGGTGCTCGCGGCCCGGGTGCTCTCCATCGCCCAGTCCGCCTTCTACGCCACCCGCTCGCCGGTGATGACCCTGCACCAGGCCGCCATCCGCCTCGGCCTCAAGACCCTGCGCGACCTGGTGCTGGAGGCGGCGCTCCACCTCGAGGTCTTCCGCGTCCCCGGCTACGACGAGATCATGGCGCGCCTCTACCGCCACTCGACGGCGGTGGCGCACGTCTCGCGCGCGGTGTGCCGGCGCACCCTCGTCAACGCGGAGTATGCCTTCCTGTGCGGGCTGCTCCACGACGTGGGGTTCGCCGCCGCCCTGCTCGCGATCGTGGAGCGTCCGGCGTGGCGGCGCCTCTCCATGCGCACCCTCAGCCCGGTCCTGGACGCGGTCCACGTCGACGCCTCGGGCCTGCTCGCCCGCCAGTGGAAGCTGCCGCCGCCCCTGCAGCAGCTCGTGGCGCACCACCACGACGTGGTGGTGAACGGGCGCGCCGAGCAGGCGAACGCCGCGCTCGTGCTGGCAGAGCAGCTGTGCTGGGAGGCGGGCGCGGGCATGCTCCCGCCGCCGGACGACGCGGACCCGCTCTCCACCGCCACCCCCGAGCCGCCGCTGGAGGGCCTCGACGTCAACTGGCACGGCGTCTTCCACGAGGCCCGCAAGGCGCTCAAGATGGACGACGCCGCCCTCGGCGCGGCGAGGGCGGAGGCGTTCGAGCTCGTCGCGCAGCTCGGCTAG